Proteins encoded by one window of Akkermansia muciniphila ATCC BAA-835:
- the trmB gene encoding tRNA (guanosine(46)-N7)-methyltransferase TrmB — protein sequence MINPAFIPDDFFKVLAPSDIFGADGPFEVDLGCGDGGFLLQMAAHYPERRFLGIERLLGRVRGVCSRAAVRGLDNVKVFRVESRYFLEWMMQPGCISRLHYLCPDPWPKERHHKNRLVQEDFLPVLHRSLSDGGEFLFKTDHEGYFLWVLDHVARSGLFSRASWDEDEFFYPRTDFQLQWEAMRKPIYRARFIKLQKV from the coding sequence ATGATAAATCCGGCCTTTATTCCAGACGATTTTTTCAAGGTGCTGGCGCCTTCTGATATTTTTGGCGCGGATGGTCCGTTTGAGGTTGATTTGGGGTGTGGGGATGGAGGATTCCTGCTTCAGATGGCGGCCCATTATCCGGAGCGCCGTTTTCTGGGAATAGAACGGCTTTTGGGCCGCGTACGGGGGGTTTGTTCCCGGGCGGCCGTCCGCGGGTTGGATAACGTGAAGGTGTTTCGCGTGGAAAGCCGTTACTTTCTGGAATGGATGATGCAGCCCGGCTGCATTTCCCGGCTGCATTATTTATGTCCGGATCCTTGGCCCAAGGAGAGGCATCATAAGAACCGGCTGGTGCAGGAGGATTTTCTTCCCGTGCTTCACCGTTCCCTGTCCGATGGCGGGGAGTTCCTGTTCAAGACGGATCATGAAGGATATTTTCTGTGGGTGCTGGACCATGTGGCGCGCAGCGGTCTGTTTAGCCGTGCCAGTTGGGATGAGGACGAATTTTTTTATCCCCGTACGGATTTCCAGCTTCAATGGGAGGCCATGAGAAAGCCGATTTACCGCGCCCGCTTTATCAAATTGCAGAAAGTCTGA
- a CDS encoding NUDIX hydrolase, which translates to MSRQAFYPHLSVDCVLIGFDEEGLKVLLVEKTQFEPGHTGTISKLPGDLIYEEEELDAAARRVLFDMTGMSSPHLEQFHTFGAPSRIKNPEDRAWVEAVSGQKIGRLVTVAYMAMLRISTKLRKLMESHKTRWVPVDDLPELAFDHRDIIDLALERVRSSVKKEPALIYDMLPAKFTALQLRRLNEEIHGKPMDVRNFHKKIASRPYIVPLDEKEEGVPHRAARYYRFDRKIYNRLYCRS; encoded by the coding sequence ATGAGCAGGCAGGCATTTTATCCGCATCTCTCAGTGGATTGTGTGTTGATCGGGTTCGATGAAGAAGGTTTGAAAGTTCTTCTGGTTGAGAAGACGCAATTTGAACCCGGCCATACCGGCACCATTTCCAAATTGCCCGGCGATTTGATTTATGAGGAGGAAGAACTGGATGCTGCTGCCCGCCGCGTTTTGTTTGACATGACCGGCATGTCTTCCCCCCATTTGGAACAGTTCCATACCTTCGGTGCGCCATCGCGCATCAAGAATCCGGAGGACAGGGCATGGGTGGAGGCTGTTTCCGGCCAGAAGATAGGACGCCTGGTGACGGTGGCCTACATGGCCATGCTCAGGATTTCCACCAAGCTGCGCAAACTGATGGAAAGCCACAAGACCCGCTGGGTTCCTGTAGATGATTTGCCGGAACTGGCGTTTGATCACCGGGATATTATTGACCTGGCGCTGGAGAGAGTGCGTTCTTCCGTGAAGAAGGAGCCTGCGCTGATTTATGACATGCTGCCTGCCAAGTTTACGGCTCTTCAGCTCCGGCGGCTGAATGAGGAGATTCACGGCAAGCCCATGGATGTGCGTAATTTCCACAAAAAGATCGCTTCCCGCCCCTACATTGTGCCGCTGGATGAGAAGGAGGAGGGGGTTCCCCACCGCGCCGCGCGCTATTACCGTTTTGACCGTAAAATTTATAATCGCCTTTATTGCCGGAGCTGA
- a CDS encoding septal ring lytic transglycosylase RlpA family protein — MQTGILRGMSVLAGLLWLASCSSSPKSRDYPGYMTRPYTIRGHRYHPMNVEQALAYEQTGIASHYNECALWGLVSGKTAIGENVRPWHLHAAHPTLPLPCEVLVQSLRTGKTVKVRVNDRGPFIKNRIIDLSEEAAERLDMKHHGLDKVRITVLSVGDGKWKKEAPPCATPA; from the coding sequence ATGCAGACAGGTATCCTCAGGGGAATGTCCGTGCTGGCCGGGCTGCTATGGCTGGCATCCTGCTCGTCCTCTCCCAAAAGCCGGGATTATCCGGGCTACATGACCCGCCCCTATACCATCCGGGGGCACCGCTACCATCCCATGAACGTGGAACAGGCGCTGGCGTATGAACAAACGGGAATTGCCTCCCATTACAATGAATGCGCCCTTTGGGGGCTCGTCAGCGGAAAAACGGCGATCGGAGAAAACGTGCGCCCCTGGCACCTGCACGCAGCGCATCCCACCCTTCCCCTCCCGTGCGAAGTGCTCGTTCAATCCCTTCGAACAGGCAAAACCGTAAAAGTCCGCGTAAACGACCGGGGCCCCTTCATCAAAAACAGAATCATAGATCTTAGTGAAGAAGCCGCAGAACGGCTGGACATGAAGCACCATGGGCTGGACAAAGTCAGAATCACCGTCCTTTCCGTAGGAGACGGGAAATGGAAAAAAGAAGCGCCCCCTTGCGCCACTCCGGCCTGA
- the rnhC gene encoding ribonuclease HIII: MLTDAQAGRLESILEEKGFERREIPYARFSFAGPSLLATVYEKKNKLLLQGKGTDDFIEFTLEPQVTGVLAQPEEMEKGCGFVPHFGIDESGKGDYFGPLVVAGVYVDGGIGAALRKLGVCDSKLVGSSSRIRCLAEGIRRVPGIRFHLVSIGPERYNQLYPEFGNLNRFLAWGHATVIEGLAAKVPDCPMALSDQFANPFVLKRALAAKKVCVRLEQRVRAESDIAVAAASILARERFVNWMDAAGEGAGMKLPLGASGQVVKAARQLVALHGEEMLPKVAKMHFKTTRNVLK; this comes from the coding sequence ATGCTGACTGACGCCCAGGCCGGAAGGCTTGAGTCCATTCTTGAGGAAAAGGGGTTTGAAAGAAGAGAGATTCCCTATGCGCGTTTTTCATTTGCCGGGCCTTCCCTGCTGGCGACGGTTTACGAGAAGAAGAACAAGCTTCTTCTGCAGGGAAAGGGAACGGATGATTTTATAGAGTTTACGCTGGAACCGCAGGTGACCGGAGTTTTGGCCCAGCCGGAAGAGATGGAAAAAGGATGCGGTTTTGTTCCCCACTTCGGGATTGACGAGAGCGGAAAGGGAGATTACTTCGGCCCGCTGGTGGTGGCCGGCGTTTATGTGGACGGGGGCATCGGCGCCGCATTGCGCAAGCTGGGCGTTTGTGACAGCAAGCTGGTAGGGTCTTCATCCAGAATCCGTTGCCTGGCGGAGGGGATCCGCAGGGTGCCGGGCATCCGGTTTCATCTGGTAAGCATTGGCCCGGAACGGTATAACCAGCTTTATCCGGAGTTCGGGAATTTGAACCGTTTTCTCGCCTGGGGGCATGCTACGGTGATTGAGGGGCTGGCGGCCAAGGTGCCGGATTGTCCCATGGCATTGAGCGACCAGTTCGCCAATCCGTTTGTTCTGAAGAGGGCGCTTGCCGCCAAAAAGGTGTGTGTCCGGCTGGAACAGCGTGTCCGGGCGGAGAGTGATATTGCTGTGGCTGCGGCATCTATTCTGGCGCGCGAACGTTTTGTGAACTGGATGGATGCGGCGGGAGAGGGCGCCGGCATGAAGTTGCCGCTGGGAGCTTCCGGCCAAGTGGTGAAAGCTGCGCGCCAGCTGGTGGCCCTGCATGGGGAAGAAATGCTGCCCAAGGTGGCCAAGATGCATTTTAAGACCACACGGAATGTGTTGAAGTAG
- a CDS encoding HU family DNA-binding protein, whose translation MHSYHSALHMAKTLTKRDLVNKISAETNFTQIEVFDIVQRAVDIISSTLAEGDRVVIRNFGTFQVKEVKPKVGRNPKNPDQDVPIPARSVVKFKVGKELKDQVAKLTASK comes from the coding sequence ATACATTCATATCATTCTGCACTCCATATGGCTAAAACATTAACAAAACGAGACCTCGTTAACAAAATCAGCGCCGAAACCAACTTCACTCAGATTGAAGTGTTCGACATCGTACAGCGTGCCGTGGACATTATCTCCAGCACCCTTGCTGAAGGCGACCGTGTGGTGATTCGCAATTTCGGAACCTTCCAGGTGAAGGAAGTGAAGCCCAAAGTAGGCCGCAACCCCAAAAATCCCGACCAGGATGTGCCGATTCCGGCCCGCTCCGTTGTCAAATTCAAGGTTGGCAAGGAATTGAAGGATCAGGTCGCCAAGCTGACCGCCTCCAAGTAA
- a CDS encoding energy transducer TonB: MKLNKKSRDKIFDLHLGLTFDWRETGLLRWRIFLWMLFFGVCAFAAGLFVHVEVPEIRSRGDQPGAVVLLPADNPRLHQYVLRNTPLPVRGPVWADPVTAGPTGEMGVTLPSPRSADTPLAPLPPVSVPTVADQVWRMWQHPDFHIRAMMNPSLEISGTCIPYLSFCSPGLDGRIVTAGSLSGFSRSEDHTGLRSDFFVVVDVWGVPSQVLLLESSGSNGADESAMRFARSLRWVPSREPRSGTMSIEWKEEEP, translated from the coding sequence ATGAAGCTGAATAAAAAGAGCCGGGATAAAATTTTCGACCTTCATTTGGGATTGACGTTTGACTGGAGGGAAACCGGCCTGTTGCGCTGGCGTATTTTTCTGTGGATGCTTTTTTTTGGCGTTTGCGCTTTTGCCGCCGGCCTTTTTGTCCATGTGGAGGTGCCGGAAATCCGCAGCAGGGGAGATCAGCCGGGTGCCGTGGTGCTGCTGCCTGCAGATAATCCGCGCCTGCATCAGTATGTGCTGCGCAATACTCCTCTGCCTGTGAGAGGCCCCGTTTGGGCTGATCCGGTGACGGCCGGCCCGACCGGGGAAATGGGTGTGACTTTGCCTTCTCCGCGTTCCGCAGATACGCCTCTGGCCCCTCTCCCCCCCGTGTCCGTGCCCACTGTGGCGGATCAGGTCTGGCGTATGTGGCAGCATCCGGATTTTCATATACGCGCCATGATGAATCCTTCCTTGGAGATTTCCGGAACATGCATTCCCTATTTGTCTTTTTGTTCCCCGGGGCTGGATGGACGGATTGTTACAGCCGGCTCCCTGTCCGGTTTTTCCAGAAGTGAAGATCACACGGGGCTGAGGAGTGATTTTTTTGTGGTGGTGGATGTATGGGGCGTTCCTTCTCAAGTTTTGTTACTGGAGTCTTCCGGAAGTAATGGAGCGGATGAGTCCGCAATGAGGTTCGCCCGGTCTTTGCGCTGGGTTCCGTCCCGGGAGCCGCGGAGCGGCACCATGTCCATCGAATGGAAGGAGGAAGAGCCGTGA
- a CDS encoding MotA/TolQ/ExbB proton channel family protein, which yields MNELIIKIGPLFWVLSVLAVYALAVVAERILYFHRIQINTGDFLRGISKLVNAGKTDEARHEASILPGPAARVVSSVLAHAGLRREELRTVAEDSVQMEVFQIEKNIRGLLVVATVSPLVGVLGTIQGLVGFYSQPGVLEGKAPSLAMSDAVYQALLSSALGLSIAIPAYLFYSYLASRSRQIVHSLERAGTEAVCLVCDARQRREAGESMNGRGV from the coding sequence ATGAATGAATTGATCATCAAGATAGGTCCGTTGTTCTGGGTTTTGAGCGTTCTGGCCGTTTATGCGCTGGCGGTTGTCGCGGAGCGGATTTTGTATTTTCACAGGATTCAAATTAATACTGGAGATTTTTTAAGAGGTATTTCCAAGCTGGTAAATGCCGGAAAGACGGATGAAGCCCGGCATGAGGCTTCCATTTTACCGGGACCTGCGGCCCGCGTGGTTTCTTCCGTGCTGGCGCATGCCGGATTGAGGCGTGAAGAACTACGGACTGTGGCAGAGGATTCCGTTCAGATGGAAGTGTTTCAGATTGAAAAGAATATCCGCGGATTGCTGGTAGTGGCTACGGTGAGCCCGCTAGTCGGCGTGCTGGGGACGATCCAGGGGCTGGTGGGATTTTATTCCCAGCCGGGGGTTCTGGAAGGGAAGGCTCCCTCTCTTGCCATGTCGGATGCCGTTTACCAGGCCCTGCTTAGTTCCGCCCTGGGGCTGAGCATTGCTATTCCCGCTTATTTGTTTTATTCCTACCTGGCCTCCCGCTCCCGCCAGATTGTACATTCCCTGGAACGGGCCGGCACGGAGGCCGTTTGCCTGGTGTGTGATGCCCGGCAGAGGCGCGAGGCCGGAGAGAGCATGAACGGCCGGGGCGTGTGA
- a CDS encoding UbiA family prenyltransferase, producing MHDCRLLRGVLRSSRPANIPTLFTNAAAAWASVRGAELPPPALYGGVVLMGLCFYLYGMWENDRVDARWDAARYPDRPVPCGAVSVSVLRLLSLAAGLSGLVLNMALGGEFAVGALLLIVISLYNVFHKLWSGSIVLMGLCRGVWVLAAGLAFARSGGESVPPPALLWYAFGLFLFTCVISAVARREAGRPRVQRAVTVLLSGMCLFDAVWLLSFGSLLWLGSVLLWAGTRLLQKLGCRAT from the coding sequence ATGCATGATTGCCGTTTATTGAGAGGAGTGCTCCGTTCCTCCCGTCCGGCCAATATTCCCACGCTGTTTACCAACGCGGCGGCGGCGTGGGCTTCCGTCCGTGGGGCGGAGCTGCCGCCTCCCGCCCTGTATGGGGGCGTAGTGCTGATGGGGCTGTGCTTTTATTTGTATGGCATGTGGGAGAATGACCGTGTGGACGCCAGGTGGGATGCCGCCCGTTATCCGGACCGCCCCGTGCCGTGCGGCGCGGTGAGCGTTTCCGTACTGAGGCTGTTGTCTTTGGCGGCCGGGTTGTCCGGCCTGGTGCTGAACATGGCGCTGGGCGGGGAATTTGCCGTGGGGGCTTTGCTGCTGATTGTGATTTCCCTGTATAATGTGTTCCATAAACTGTGGAGCGGCTCCATTGTTTTGATGGGGTTGTGCCGCGGGGTGTGGGTGCTGGCCGCCGGCCTGGCATTTGCCCGTTCGGGTGGAGAGTCCGTTCCTCCTCCGGCCTTGCTGTGGTATGCTTTCGGCCTGTTTTTGTTTACCTGCGTGATTTCCGCCGTAGCACGGCGTGAGGCGGGCAGGCCCCGGGTTCAAAGGGCTGTGACGGTGCTGCTTTCCGGCATGTGCCTGTTTGATGCGGTATGGCTCCTGAGTTTCGGTTCCTTGCTGTGGCTTGGTTCCGTCTTATTATGGGCGGGAACGCGGCTGCTGCAGAAGCTCGGCTGCCGGGCCACATAG
- a CDS encoding peptidylprolyl isomerase gives MNIRTHIQALLICTMPLSAQGQSIVDSRASLPRAVQLHGDEGRETVRPDESKRISPKEAPASRVQPQRIVNRIAATVNGRPITANEVSVRLMPIGAQLAAQYPKQGPEFYKQLALAKKNIIEDLVERELLRNEFEGMGGVIRDSLIDQEVNRTILTTFNGDRSAFLKNLSLSGMTIRAFREMTKKQLQVQIMRASKYDQEIPPTPEEIQQEYESTKEQYRDLTKDKIKFKKIFIPMLGDDSASTPEVQLNLAELIAKEIKSKNATFEEMAKRYSKDLYAEKGGDWPVTERSTLSPESAAIIFGAQPGEIIGPLVDSTGFTIVLVEKKELAPPPPLSAIKEQIDIMARNKRSNERYKKWVERLRKKAIVKIYI, from the coding sequence ATGAATATCAGGACCCACATCCAGGCGCTTCTCATCTGTACCATGCCCCTGTCCGCACAGGGGCAAAGCATCGTGGATTCACGGGCCTCCCTTCCACGAGCCGTCCAGCTTCACGGGGATGAAGGCAGGGAAACGGTGCGGCCAGACGAATCCAAGCGCATCTCTCCGAAAGAAGCGCCGGCATCCCGTGTTCAGCCCCAGCGGATCGTCAACCGGATTGCCGCCACAGTCAACGGCCGTCCCATCACGGCCAATGAGGTCAGCGTGCGTCTCATGCCCATCGGAGCACAGCTCGCGGCCCAGTATCCCAAACAGGGGCCCGAATTCTACAAGCAACTGGCCCTGGCGAAAAAAAACATCATTGAAGACCTGGTGGAGCGAGAACTGCTCCGCAATGAATTTGAAGGCATGGGCGGCGTCATTAGGGACTCTCTCATTGACCAGGAAGTCAACCGCACCATCCTGACCACCTTTAACGGAGATCGTTCCGCCTTCCTGAAAAACCTGAGCCTCTCCGGCATGACCATCCGCGCTTTCCGGGAAATGACGAAAAAACAGCTTCAGGTTCAAATCATGCGGGCTTCCAAATACGACCAGGAAATACCGCCTACTCCGGAGGAAATACAGCAGGAATACGAATCTACCAAAGAACAATACCGGGACCTGACCAAAGACAAAATCAAATTCAAGAAAATCTTCATTCCCATGCTGGGGGATGACTCCGCCTCCACGCCGGAAGTACAGCTGAACCTGGCGGAACTCATCGCCAAGGAAATCAAATCCAAAAACGCCACCTTTGAGGAAATGGCCAAACGCTACTCCAAGGATCTATATGCGGAAAAAGGCGGTGACTGGCCCGTTACGGAACGCTCCACGCTCTCCCCGGAATCCGCCGCCATCATCTTTGGCGCACAGCCCGGCGAAATCATCGGACCGTTGGTGGACTCCACCGGCTTCACCATCGTATTGGTGGAGAAAAAGGAACTGGCGCCGCCGCCCCCCCTCTCCGCCATCAAGGAGCAGATTGACATCATGGCGCGCAACAAGCGCAGCAATGAACGTTATAAAAAATGGGTGGAACGCCTCCGGAAAAAAGCCATCGTCAAAATATACATCTGA
- the galB gene encoding beta-galactosidase GalB, whose product MFTNITRTTLCITAFSIASLMAAPLNATKTESLDWNWKFARFGKMPDGSTQPEPGKAMGFATATSEESGNPADNAVDGDKSTRWCAASGKSGEKITVDMGRPVDVKTVNILWEKQSNHLFKLEGSGDGKRWATIEDKTSGQNDSKEDTVENKTGKPRYFRITVTGNNQSNWASIREITFKNDKGEIIRPQAAAGTSKADNPSSPSFNDKNWRSLNLPHDWGVEGPFRMEIENRTGKLPWVGIGWYRKTLEIPADAKGNQFYLDFDGVMSRPKIYVNGHLAGEWKYGYSSFRVDITPFLKFGQQNTIAVRVDNPPSTSRWYPGGGIYRHVWLTESNPVHIEHWGVFVKTPEITKSAAKVEVDTTVKNTTDKAVIPTVTEEILDGGKIVASTTTKGEEIPAGEKGKITSTLTLKNPTLWTLNAPHLYKMKTTVRMGDKVIDQKFTNFGVRTVEWKPTGFYLNGERVQLKGVCQHHDLGPLGSAAHTRGYERQIEILKEFGVNSIRTSHNPPAPEVLDLCDKMGILVIDELFDVWQCSKEGVNNESFNEWHERDVVNLCHRDRNHPCVIAWSSGNEVPEQGMKNLHHISQTLTDLFHREDPTRKVTSGCNNANAARNGFGDTLDVYGYNYKPWAYKDFAKDRPHQPFYGAETASCVSSRGEYFFPVDWNKGKGFYLYQVSSYDLYAPGWANRPDVEFAAQEDNPNSAGEYVWTGFDYIGEPTPYNLDATNALNVPEGPEREKLMAELKKLGDRAPSRSSYFGIVDLCGFKKDRFYIYQAHWRPDLKMAHILPHWNWPERKGQVTPVHVYTSGDEAELFLNGKSQGVRKKGTGEKDRYRLVWEDVKYTPGTLKVVAKKDGKIWATDTVTTTGKPAALTLKPDRNEIKGDGYDLSYVTVAVRDAQGRMVPRSKNQLTFKVSGPADIAGICNGDPTDFTTMANPENKKIMKIKAFNGLAQVILRSRKGESGKVTLQVISNGLKPAQTTVTVK is encoded by the coding sequence ATGTTCACCAATATTACACGCACGACCCTCTGCATTACTGCGTTCAGCATCGCCAGCCTCATGGCGGCGCCTCTGAATGCAACCAAAACGGAGAGCCTGGATTGGAACTGGAAATTCGCCCGTTTCGGGAAAATGCCGGATGGCAGTACGCAACCGGAACCGGGAAAAGCCATGGGATTCGCCACTGCCACCAGTGAAGAATCCGGCAATCCGGCGGACAATGCCGTGGACGGGGACAAGTCCACCCGCTGGTGTGCCGCCAGTGGCAAAAGCGGAGAAAAAATCACCGTGGACATGGGACGCCCCGTAGATGTAAAAACCGTTAACATCCTGTGGGAAAAACAAAGCAACCATCTTTTCAAGCTGGAAGGCTCCGGTGACGGAAAACGCTGGGCAACTATTGAAGACAAAACTTCCGGGCAAAACGACTCCAAGGAAGACACGGTAGAAAACAAAACCGGCAAACCGCGATACTTCCGCATCACCGTCACGGGCAACAACCAGAGCAACTGGGCCAGCATCCGTGAAATCACCTTTAAAAACGACAAGGGGGAAATTATCCGCCCTCAGGCCGCCGCCGGAACCAGTAAGGCGGACAATCCCTCCAGCCCCTCTTTCAACGACAAAAACTGGCGTTCCTTGAACCTGCCGCACGACTGGGGCGTGGAAGGACCCTTCCGGATGGAAATTGAAAACAGAACCGGAAAACTCCCCTGGGTCGGCATTGGCTGGTACCGCAAAACGCTGGAAATCCCGGCGGACGCCAAGGGCAACCAATTCTATCTGGACTTTGACGGCGTTATGTCCCGCCCCAAAATTTATGTGAACGGACACCTGGCCGGCGAATGGAAATACGGTTACAGCTCCTTCCGCGTGGACATCACGCCCTTCCTGAAATTCGGGCAGCAAAATACCATTGCCGTCAGAGTGGACAATCCCCCCAGCACCTCCCGATGGTATCCGGGCGGCGGCATCTACCGCCATGTGTGGCTCACGGAATCCAACCCTGTGCACATCGAACACTGGGGCGTTTTCGTCAAAACTCCGGAAATCACCAAATCCGCCGCCAAGGTAGAAGTGGACACCACGGTGAAAAACACCACGGACAAAGCCGTCATCCCCACTGTTACTGAAGAAATCCTGGACGGAGGTAAAATCGTAGCCTCCACAACCACCAAAGGGGAAGAAATTCCCGCCGGGGAAAAGGGCAAAATCACCAGTACGCTGACGCTCAAAAACCCCACTCTGTGGACGCTAAACGCTCCCCATCTGTATAAGATGAAAACCACGGTCAGGATGGGAGACAAAGTCATAGACCAAAAATTCACCAACTTCGGCGTAAGAACCGTTGAATGGAAACCCACGGGATTCTACCTTAACGGGGAGCGCGTGCAGCTCAAGGGCGTTTGCCAGCACCATGACCTGGGACCGCTCGGCTCCGCCGCCCACACGCGAGGCTATGAACGCCAGATTGAAATCCTGAAGGAATTCGGCGTCAACTCCATCCGCACGTCCCACAACCCGCCTGCGCCGGAAGTGCTGGACCTGTGCGATAAAATGGGCATCCTGGTCATTGACGAACTTTTCGACGTATGGCAATGCTCCAAAGAAGGCGTCAACAACGAATCCTTTAACGAATGGCATGAACGGGACGTGGTTAACCTCTGCCACCGGGACCGAAACCACCCCTGTGTCATTGCATGGAGTTCGGGAAATGAAGTTCCGGAACAGGGAATGAAAAATCTGCACCATATCTCCCAAACCCTGACGGATCTTTTCCACCGGGAAGACCCCACGCGTAAAGTGACTTCCGGCTGCAACAACGCCAATGCCGCACGCAACGGCTTTGGGGACACCCTGGATGTTTACGGCTATAACTACAAGCCCTGGGCCTACAAGGACTTCGCCAAGGACCGCCCCCACCAGCCGTTCTATGGTGCGGAAACCGCCTCCTGTGTCAGCTCCCGCGGAGAATACTTCTTCCCCGTGGACTGGAACAAAGGCAAGGGATTCTACCTCTACCAGGTCAGTTCCTATGACCTGTACGCCCCCGGCTGGGCCAACCGTCCGGATGTGGAATTCGCCGCTCAGGAAGACAATCCCAACAGCGCGGGAGAATATGTATGGACGGGCTTTGACTACATTGGGGAACCCACCCCGTACAATCTGGACGCCACCAACGCCCTGAACGTGCCGGAAGGGCCGGAACGCGAAAAGCTGATGGCGGAACTCAAAAAACTGGGAGACCGCGCCCCCTCCCGCAGCTCCTACTTCGGCATCGTGGACCTGTGCGGCTTCAAAAAGGACCGCTTCTACATCTACCAGGCCCACTGGAGGCCGGATCTCAAGATGGCGCACATCCTGCCGCACTGGAACTGGCCGGAACGCAAGGGGCAGGTAACGCCCGTGCATGTCTACACCAGCGGGGATGAAGCGGAACTCTTCCTGAATGGGAAATCCCAGGGCGTCCGCAAAAAGGGCACCGGGGAAAAGGACCGCTACCGCCTCGTGTGGGAAGACGTTAAATACACGCCCGGCACCCTCAAAGTAGTCGCCAAAAAGGACGGTAAAATCTGGGCTACGGACACGGTAACCACTACCGGAAAACCTGCGGCGCTCACCCTCAAGCCGGACCGCAATGAAATCAAGGGAGACGGCTATGACCTGTCTTATGTCACCGTAGCCGTCCGCGACGCCCAGGGCCGTATGGTGCCCCGAAGCAAAAACCAGCTCACCTTCAAGGTAAGCGGCCCCGCGGACATCGCCGGCATCTGCAACGGTGATCCCACGGACTTCACCACCATGGCGAATCCGGAAAACAAGAAAATCATGAAAATCAAGGCCTTCAATGGTCTTGCCCAGGTCATTCTGCGCTCCCGCAAGGGAGAATCCGGAAAAGTGACGCTCCAAGTCATCTCCAACGGACTCAAGCCGGCTCAGACAACTGTGACGGTCAAATAA